One window of the Cryptomeria japonica chromosome 7, Sugi_1.0, whole genome shotgun sequence genome contains the following:
- the LOC131030833 gene encoding disease resistance protein Roq1-like isoform X1, with product MASSSSSSQARSIVSAKLYDVFISHRGPDVKETLAKQLYELLQERGCRAFLDREEIEGGDSIPDVIENAIRSSVVQIAVFSKGYAHSSWCLEELVLMLDQQPDALFIPVFYDVEPWELRHIQNNKKSQYAAAFRDYERKGRYLDKLEKWKDALKAASYISGYEQSEHKYNLCKKIVSRVRQEMEKRIPLDVAKYPVGLAEQVQDFEVSFSETVRDKVTIAGIFGLGGSGKTTLAKELFNRKRSNYHESCFLSDVRDRDLSSLQSQLCKDLNFDGDRKFNSTDEGIGYLKHCLRRARDLRFLIVLDDIDHRDQLDTLLLAAMLSSGSLVIITTRNQNLLADADICHRMKEMNFDHARTLFCSHAFRRSDPPTSYEKLVLHPPTSYEKLVKRFVEFCGGLPLALKVLGSHVYGKGTLFWELELEKVKKIQPNDIMQRLRISFDSLDREEKQIFIDIACLFNKKKGVDDLKSKAIIIWKASGWSNAEHALQILQDRCLLESVEDGCFEMHDHLRDLGRQIAADELSPRLWQPELLRSMEAKGFQQILEEKKGGRCFHSLWDSSLEMSITFFIAEADLLWLELKAHGQSSMNIPSWIPLRKLHLLYIASVEGLWSTFQQQLQTYNQATFQLRRLSIRNCFYLEELPDLIEMFTHLEELDIAYPEYSTDITSLVQSLGRLSELRSLSLHFGDLDVSENRDFCEKLDLSKGNVDFSTSSSMDSLETIYLNGLGNTSKLVISGDMCPRLRSLRVSHPTNLKEMELKHLERLNTLSVESCDNLETILDLSTVSGLQFLELIRCYKLETISDLSTLTELQVLKVKNCCALKSLPTLAQLERLNTLQLSFCSNLKSLPTLAHLPRLETIQLTGCPQLQSVEGVEELPGLKSLLIQMPEDGYFASVRNCICGLRRQSVKKIILAQKSMDTASSELNANFFSKVIGAQAVTEIERGENTLKMESSSSAITIYALLVKSFCTITFEPEDEFLTYGEGEADMLVTVVLTQHHSEGRLKCFTIRKGFKATVKVGEEGKALTVFDRLYRPRTNLAAYAAVKRKRRQKY from the exons ATGGCTTCCTCCTCTTCGTCTTCTCAGGCAAGATCGATTGTATCTGCTAAATTATATGATGTTTTCATCAGCCACCGAGGCCCTGACGTCAAAGAAACACTTGCCAAACAACTGTATGAGCTTCTTCAGGAAAGAGGGTGCCGTGCATTTCTAGACCGTGAAGAGATAGAAGGGGGAGATTCTATTCCCGATGTCATTGAAAATGCCATACGCTCATCTGTTGTGCAAATAGCCGTTTTTTCTAAAGGATATGCACATTCCTCATGGTGTTTAGAGGAGCTTGTTCTTATGTTAGACCAACAACCTGACGCACTCTTTATTCCTGTCTTCTACGATGTCGAGCCGTGGGAGCTACGCCACATCCAGAACAACAAGAAGTCACAGTATGCTGCAGCGTTTCGTGATTACGAAAGGAAAGGCAGGTATCTTGATAAGCTGGAAAAATGGAAAGACGCGCTCAAAGCTGCTTCATATATATCTGGTTATGAACAAAGCGAGCATAAATA CAATTTGTGTAAAAAGATTGTGTCCCGTGTGCGGCAAGAAATGGAGAAAAGGATACCTTTAGATGTTGCAAAATATCCTGTTGGACTTGCTGAGCAAGTCCAAGATTTTGAAGTTTCTTTTTCGGAGACAGTGAGAGACAAGGTTACAATAGCAGGGATCTTTGGTCTAGGGGGGTCTGGCAAGACCACCCTCGCCAAAGAATTGTTTAACAGGAAGCGTTCAAATTACCATGAATCATGCTTTCTCTCTGACGTGAGAGATCGTGACTTGAGTTCCTTGCAAAGTCAGCTCTGTAAAGATCTCAACTTTGATGGAGATCGAAAGTTTAACAGTACTGATGAAGGAATAGGATACCTGAAGCATTGTCTGAGAAGGGCAAGGGATTTGCGCTTTCTTATTGTCCTCGATGATATCGATCATCGGGACCAGTTAGATACCCTCTTACTTGCAGCTATGCTAAGCTCTGGTAGCCTAGTAATTATTACGACCCGTAACCAAAACTTGTTAGCGGATGCAGATATCTGTCATAGGATGAAGGAAATGAATTTTGATCATGCTAGAACCCTCTTCTGTAGCCACGCTTTCCGCAGATCGGATCCACCTACTTCATATGAGAAATTGGTTTTGCATCCACCTACTTCATATGAGAAATTGGTTAAAAGGTTTGTGGAATTCTGCGGAGGTTTACCCCTCGCACTCAAAGTTTTAGGCAGCCATGTTTACGGTAAAGGTACGCTTTTTTGGGAGTTGGAGTTGGAAAAAGTTAAGAAAATCCAACCTAATGATATAATGCAAAGACTTAGAATCAGCTTTGATAGTCTGGACAGAGAGGAGAAACAGATATTTATAGATATAGCCTGTTTATTTAATAAGAAAAAAGGAGTAGATGATTTGAAAAGTAAAGCTATAATAATCTGGAAAGCATCCGGTTGGAGCAACGCTGAGCATGCACTTCAAATCCTACAAGATAGGTGCCTACTTGAATCGGTTGAGGACGGATGTTTTGAGATGCACGATCACCTCCGGGATTTAGGAAGACAAATAGCAGCAGACGAGTTGAGCCCTCGCCTGTGGCAACCAGAACTCCTGAGATCTATG GAAGCAAAAGGATTTCAACAAATCCTAGAAGAAAAAAAGGGCGGCAGGTGCTTCCATTCATTGTGGGATTCGTCCCTTGAAATGAGCATTACTTTTTTTATAGCTGAGGCTGATCTCCTGTGGCTTGAACTGAAAGCGCATGGTCAATCATCTATGAACATTCCATCCTGGATTCCTCTACGGAAATTGCACCTTTTATATATTGCTTCTGTGGAAGGATTGTGGAGCACATTTCAGCAACAGTTGCAGACCTATAACCAG GCCACTTTCCAATTGAGAAGGTTATCCATTCGGAACTGTTTTTATTTGGAAGAGCTTCCAGATTTAATAGAAATGTTCACTCACTTGGAAGAATTGGATATAGCTTATCCAGAATATAGCACAGATATAACATCCTTGGTCCAATCACTTGGACGACTTAGTGAGCTTAGATCATTGAGCTTGCACTTTGGAGACCTTGACGTCAGCGAGAACCGTGACTTCTGTGAGAAGCTGGATCTGAGCAAAGGTAATGTGGATTTTTCTACAAGCAGCAGCATGGATAGCCTTGAAACCATATACCTTAATGGACTTGGTAATACATCCAAGTTGGTAATCAGTGGAGACATGTGTCCCAGACTTCGATCGCTTAGAGTTTCCCACCCGACAAATCTAAAAGAAATGGAATTAAAGCATCTAGAGAGACTGAATACACTGAGTGTGGAGAGCTGTGATAATTTAGAAACAATATTAGATTTATCCACTGTATCAGGGCTTCAGTTTCTTGAATTGATTCGTTGTTACAAATTGGAAACAATATCAGATTTATCTACGCTAACAGAGCTTCAAGTGTTAAAAGTAAAGAACTGTTGTGCGTTGAAATCCTTGCCGACCCTTGCACAGCTAGAGAGACTGAATACTCTTCAACTGTCTTTTTGTTCCAATTTGAAATCGTTGCCGACCCTTGCGCATCTGCCTCGTCTGGAGACAATCCAGCTCACAGGATGTCCTCAGCTGCAGAGTGTCGAAGGGGTGGAAGAGTTGCCAGGATTGAAAAGTCTGCTAATTCAAATGCCCGAGGATGGATATTTTGCATCGGTACGAAATTGCATATGTGGACTGAGG AGGCAGTCGGTAAAGAAAATCATTTTGGCACAGAAGTCAATGGATACAGCATCGTCCGAATTGAATGCAAATTTCTTTTCTAAGGTGATCGGCGCCCAAGCAGTAActgagatagagagaggagagaatACACTGAAGATGGAAAGCTCATCGAGTGCAATCACTATATATGCTTTgcttgtaaaatctttttgtactATAACATTTGAACCTGAAGACGAGTTTTTGACATACGGTGAAGGTGAAGCGGATATGCTAGTTACAGTTGTACTCACCCAGCATCATAGTGAAGGTAGACTAAAATGTTTCACAATAAGGAAGGGGTTTAAGGCCACAGTGAAAGTTGGGGAAGAAGGGAAAGCCTTAACTGTCTTTGATAGATTATACAGACCAAGAACAAACTTGGCAGCATATGCTGCGGTAAAGCGAAAACGAAGGCAAAAGTATTGA
- the LOC131030833 gene encoding disease resistance protein Roq1-like isoform X2, with protein MASSSSSSQARSIVSAKLYDVFISHRGPDVKETLAKQLYELLQERGCRAFLDREEIEGGDSIPDVIENAIRSSVVQIAVFSKGYAHSSWCLEELVLMLDQQPDALFIPVFYDVEPWELRHIQNNKKSQYAAAFRDYERKGRYLDKLEKWKDALKAASYISGYEQSEHKYNLCKKIVSRVRQEMEKRIPLDVAKYPVGLAEQVQDFEVSFSETVRDKVTIAGIFGLGGSGKTTLAKELFNRKRSNYHESCFLSDVRDRDLSSLQSQLCKDLNFDGDRKFNSTDEGIGYLKHCLRRARDLRFLIVLDDIDHRDQLDTLLLAAMLSSGSLVIITTRNQNLLADADICHRMKEMNFDHARTLFCSHAFRRSDPPTSYEKLVLHPPTSYEKLVKRFVEFCGGLPLALKVLGSHVYGKGTLFWELELEKVKKIQPNDIMQRLRISFDSLDREEKQIFIDIACLFNKKKGVDDLKSKAIIIWKASGWSNAEHALQILQDRCLLESVEDGCFEMHDHLRDLGRQIAADELSPRLWQPELLRSMEAKGFQQILEEKKGGRCFHSLWDSSLEMSITFFIAEADLLWLELKAHGQSSMNIPSWIPLRKLHLLYIASVEGLWSTFQQQLQTYNQATFQLRRLSIRNCFYLEELPDLIEMFTHLEELDIAYPEYSTDITSLVQSLGRLSELRSLSLHFGDLDVSENRDFCEKLDLSKGNVDFSTSSSMDSLETIYLNGLGNTSKLVISGDMCPRLRSLRVSHPTNLKEMELKHLERLNTLSVESCDNLETILDLSTVSGLQFLELIRCYKLETISDLSTLTELQVLKVKNCCALKSLPTLAQLERLNTLQLSFCSNLKSLPTLAHLPRLETIQLTGCPQLQSVEGVEELPGLKSLLIQMPEDGYFASRQSVKKIILAQKSMDTASSELNANFFSKVIGAQAVTEIERGENTLKMESSSSAITIYALLVKSFCTITFEPEDEFLTYGEGEADMLVTVVLTQHHSEGRLKCFTIRKGFKATVKVGEEGKALTVFDRLYRPRTNLAAYAAVKRKRRQKY; from the exons ATGGCTTCCTCCTCTTCGTCTTCTCAGGCAAGATCGATTGTATCTGCTAAATTATATGATGTTTTCATCAGCCACCGAGGCCCTGACGTCAAAGAAACACTTGCCAAACAACTGTATGAGCTTCTTCAGGAAAGAGGGTGCCGTGCATTTCTAGACCGTGAAGAGATAGAAGGGGGAGATTCTATTCCCGATGTCATTGAAAATGCCATACGCTCATCTGTTGTGCAAATAGCCGTTTTTTCTAAAGGATATGCACATTCCTCATGGTGTTTAGAGGAGCTTGTTCTTATGTTAGACCAACAACCTGACGCACTCTTTATTCCTGTCTTCTACGATGTCGAGCCGTGGGAGCTACGCCACATCCAGAACAACAAGAAGTCACAGTATGCTGCAGCGTTTCGTGATTACGAAAGGAAAGGCAGGTATCTTGATAAGCTGGAAAAATGGAAAGACGCGCTCAAAGCTGCTTCATATATATCTGGTTATGAACAAAGCGAGCATAAATA CAATTTGTGTAAAAAGATTGTGTCCCGTGTGCGGCAAGAAATGGAGAAAAGGATACCTTTAGATGTTGCAAAATATCCTGTTGGACTTGCTGAGCAAGTCCAAGATTTTGAAGTTTCTTTTTCGGAGACAGTGAGAGACAAGGTTACAATAGCAGGGATCTTTGGTCTAGGGGGGTCTGGCAAGACCACCCTCGCCAAAGAATTGTTTAACAGGAAGCGTTCAAATTACCATGAATCATGCTTTCTCTCTGACGTGAGAGATCGTGACTTGAGTTCCTTGCAAAGTCAGCTCTGTAAAGATCTCAACTTTGATGGAGATCGAAAGTTTAACAGTACTGATGAAGGAATAGGATACCTGAAGCATTGTCTGAGAAGGGCAAGGGATTTGCGCTTTCTTATTGTCCTCGATGATATCGATCATCGGGACCAGTTAGATACCCTCTTACTTGCAGCTATGCTAAGCTCTGGTAGCCTAGTAATTATTACGACCCGTAACCAAAACTTGTTAGCGGATGCAGATATCTGTCATAGGATGAAGGAAATGAATTTTGATCATGCTAGAACCCTCTTCTGTAGCCACGCTTTCCGCAGATCGGATCCACCTACTTCATATGAGAAATTGGTTTTGCATCCACCTACTTCATATGAGAAATTGGTTAAAAGGTTTGTGGAATTCTGCGGAGGTTTACCCCTCGCACTCAAAGTTTTAGGCAGCCATGTTTACGGTAAAGGTACGCTTTTTTGGGAGTTGGAGTTGGAAAAAGTTAAGAAAATCCAACCTAATGATATAATGCAAAGACTTAGAATCAGCTTTGATAGTCTGGACAGAGAGGAGAAACAGATATTTATAGATATAGCCTGTTTATTTAATAAGAAAAAAGGAGTAGATGATTTGAAAAGTAAAGCTATAATAATCTGGAAAGCATCCGGTTGGAGCAACGCTGAGCATGCACTTCAAATCCTACAAGATAGGTGCCTACTTGAATCGGTTGAGGACGGATGTTTTGAGATGCACGATCACCTCCGGGATTTAGGAAGACAAATAGCAGCAGACGAGTTGAGCCCTCGCCTGTGGCAACCAGAACTCCTGAGATCTATG GAAGCAAAAGGATTTCAACAAATCCTAGAAGAAAAAAAGGGCGGCAGGTGCTTCCATTCATTGTGGGATTCGTCCCTTGAAATGAGCATTACTTTTTTTATAGCTGAGGCTGATCTCCTGTGGCTTGAACTGAAAGCGCATGGTCAATCATCTATGAACATTCCATCCTGGATTCCTCTACGGAAATTGCACCTTTTATATATTGCTTCTGTGGAAGGATTGTGGAGCACATTTCAGCAACAGTTGCAGACCTATAACCAG GCCACTTTCCAATTGAGAAGGTTATCCATTCGGAACTGTTTTTATTTGGAAGAGCTTCCAGATTTAATAGAAATGTTCACTCACTTGGAAGAATTGGATATAGCTTATCCAGAATATAGCACAGATATAACATCCTTGGTCCAATCACTTGGACGACTTAGTGAGCTTAGATCATTGAGCTTGCACTTTGGAGACCTTGACGTCAGCGAGAACCGTGACTTCTGTGAGAAGCTGGATCTGAGCAAAGGTAATGTGGATTTTTCTACAAGCAGCAGCATGGATAGCCTTGAAACCATATACCTTAATGGACTTGGTAATACATCCAAGTTGGTAATCAGTGGAGACATGTGTCCCAGACTTCGATCGCTTAGAGTTTCCCACCCGACAAATCTAAAAGAAATGGAATTAAAGCATCTAGAGAGACTGAATACACTGAGTGTGGAGAGCTGTGATAATTTAGAAACAATATTAGATTTATCCACTGTATCAGGGCTTCAGTTTCTTGAATTGATTCGTTGTTACAAATTGGAAACAATATCAGATTTATCTACGCTAACAGAGCTTCAAGTGTTAAAAGTAAAGAACTGTTGTGCGTTGAAATCCTTGCCGACCCTTGCACAGCTAGAGAGACTGAATACTCTTCAACTGTCTTTTTGTTCCAATTTGAAATCGTTGCCGACCCTTGCGCATCTGCCTCGTCTGGAGACAATCCAGCTCACAGGATGTCCTCAGCTGCAGAGTGTCGAAGGGGTGGAAGAGTTGCCAGGATTGAAAAGTCTGCTAATTCAAATGCCCGAGGATGGATATTTTGCATCG AGGCAGTCGGTAAAGAAAATCATTTTGGCACAGAAGTCAATGGATACAGCATCGTCCGAATTGAATGCAAATTTCTTTTCTAAGGTGATCGGCGCCCAAGCAGTAActgagatagagagaggagagaatACACTGAAGATGGAAAGCTCATCGAGTGCAATCACTATATATGCTTTgcttgtaaaatctttttgtactATAACATTTGAACCTGAAGACGAGTTTTTGACATACGGTGAAGGTGAAGCGGATATGCTAGTTACAGTTGTACTCACCCAGCATCATAGTGAAGGTAGACTAAAATGTTTCACAATAAGGAAGGGGTTTAAGGCCACAGTGAAAGTTGGGGAAGAAGGGAAAGCCTTAACTGTCTTTGATAGATTATACAGACCAAGAACAAACTTGGCAGCATATGCTGCGGTAAAGCGAAAACGAAGGCAAAAGTATTGA